CTGCGGAGCTTGCAGCGCCGCGGAGTCACACTCTACGAGAGCCTTTACGCTGCCCTTCTTCCACACCAACCCGCTGCATGAAATGCGTGTGAACATCTTTCAACTCCATGATTGACGGACTACCTCAGAGGTCTCTCCCCCATTCAACCCGAAAAGCCTCACGCGGAGGCCGCGAAGGGCGCGAAGGAAAGACGTTGAACAGGAGCACGCAGAGACTACCCAGAGCGGAGAAGACGCAAATTTAGGACTCGAAACTGACCCATTGATCTCTCTCGCCCCGGGAGGCACGAACGGGGAGAGAGCTGGAGAGAGGGGACCTCAAAAGCAGGTAACCACGAATCACACGAACCACACGAAATGGGATCGGATATCCCGTATCTCACATCCCAATCCGCGTAAACCGTGTTTCTTGCTTCACCCTTTCAGCTTTTAGCCTCTCAGCATTCTGTTTGGAAATCCGTGTCCATCCGTGGTTAAGGTTTCTCTCTTTAATTCGCGAAAATTTGCGTAATTCGCGTAAACGCCGTTGCGTCTTTTCAGCCCCCTCCGTCAAACGGCGTTCAAAAAACAAACTTTTAACAGGAGCACGCAGAGGTAGCGGAGAGGGTCGAGGGATGGAAGATGGAAGATGGAAGATGGAAGATGGAAGATGGACGGTTCGGTCCGCGATTAAAATCTTTGCAGCGCCATTTAGCGTAATTCGCGTAAGGGGCAGCGTAGGACGCCGGGGCGGTGCGTATGGGGTCTTGAAGGGGTTTGCATCTGCTGCGCCCCGGCGGTTTATTCCTGAAACTTAATTTCTGATCAGCCCATGAGCGCGCATGACGTATCCATCTTATTCAAAGGGATTAAACTCCAGGGAGCGTTGAACCTGCCGGACTCCAGTTCCGGGTTGGTGATCTTTGCACACGGAAGCGGCAGCAGCCGGCACAGTCCCCGGAATCAGGCTGTGGCGAAAACATTGCAACACGCGGGGCTCGGCACGTTGCTTGTCGATCTGTTGACAGCTGAGGAGGAGGAGGCCGAAGCCTACACACGACACCTGCGTTTCAATATTCCTTTCCTCTCGGAACGCCTCGTTGCCATTACCCGATGGGCTGCAGATCGCGCAACGACCCGCGACATTCCAATTGGTTTCTTTGGTTCCAGCACAGGCGCGGCGGCCGCATTGATCGCATCAACACAGCTGCGCGAAACGATTGTGGCGATGGTGTCGCGCGGCGGCCGGCCTGATCTCGCAGCGCAGGCTCTCCCGAATGTCACCGCCGCGACGTTGTTGATCGTCGGCAAGGAGGACACCTCGGTGCTGCCCTTGAACGAGGATGCGTACACACAGCTTCAGTGTGAGAAGGCGCTGAGGATCGTGCCGGGCGCAAGCCATCTGTTTGAGGAAGAAGGGAAGCTGGAGATTGTTGCGCAAATGGCTGCCGAATGGTTCGCCAATCACTTTCACCCAATGCGCGTTTGATCATGGGACCATTATTCCAGGACCGTTCCGATGCGGGCCGCTTCCTCGCGGCGAAACTTGCACACCATTCCAGCGACCCATCCCTCGTTGTGCTGGCGCTTCCACGTGGCGGAGTTCCCGTGGCTGCGCGTGTCGCTGAGGAACTGAACTCGCCATTGGATGTGTTCGTGGTGCGAAAATTAGGCGTGCCGGGCTATGAAGAGTTGGCCATGGGAGCGATCGCTTCGGGAGGCGTCCGGGTGTTGAATGAAGAAATCATCCAGCGGCTTTCCATCCCATCGACCGCTGTCGAAGCGGTAACGCAGGAGGAGGAACACGAATTGCAAAGGGCGGAAGCAGCGTTCCGCGGGGATCGGGATCCCGTGGACCTGGAAGGCCGCACTGTGATCCTGGTGGATGACGGGCTGGCTACCGGTGCGACGATGCGGGCCGCCGTCCGTGCACTACGGCTTAAGAAACCGGCCTACATCACGGCCGCTGTTCCGATTGGGTCCAGGGACACATGCGATCACTTTCGCGCGGAGGTGGATGAATTGATCTGCGGCGAGTGTCCTGAGCCATTCTTTGCCGTTGGAACGTGGTATGCGAATTTTCTTCCGACCACGGATGACGAAGTGAAGCAGATCCTCAATCATGCTGCGCATCAGAGACGCGTCCGCCGGGTTCAGGAGCAGCGTTCGCATGCACACGCCAGCCACGAGGACTAGGAGTGGTCTTCGTCCTCGGCGACGTCAAACGTCTTCCCGCTGCGCTTGAGGATGTCCCGAAGATGCGGGGCGATCCATTTCTGTTCCGTGCGTTTTTCCTTCCGCACGAGCCGGAAATGTCCTGCACGGTCGTCTTCCACGAGACCCCTTTCAGCGAGACGAAGCAAGACAGGAAGTGCCCAGTCCTCTTCCTCCTGGAAACGTTGCTTCCCTCCGGCGCGCCTGCAGATTTCCCGCAGGCCAACAAATTGGCCGGGATATGACTTCAGGAACAGGCAGATTTCTTTCTCGTCAGCGTCCATGAGATTCTTTGCGTCGGGAGCCCCATACGACCAGCGAAATCACGTGCAGGCTCACGAGGCTGGAGACTAGTGGGCGTCTTCGTGTCGACGCAATGTTCGATTGCCGAACAAAATGCGATCGCCGCGGCGCAGATATCCGCGTCTGCTGTCTTGTCGGCTTCTTTGCGGTATCCGCGCGTTCCCGCGCGAAGCCGCCTTGGAAGCGCCAGCCATACAGCAGGTTTGGAATTGAAAACCTGCGCCACGGGCTTATGCGAGGCGTCTAACGGCCGTCGCCATCAGCATCTCCGGGCATGGCGTGCTCTACTCGATGCCATGCATCACGAGTCGCGTGTTTGGCCTTGTCCCAGCCGAGGCGGGATGTTCCGCGGGACTTCTCGTAATCCCGCTGAAGATCAGGTTCAACATCTTCGAATCGTTTCCCGGCATATCGGGAATAGCCTTCGTATCCGGTGCGATACGCGGGGCGGTACTCGTCGTATTCAGCGGTGCGATCCACATACGGCTGGTTGCGATAATTATCACGCCAGTATGCATCCTCAACGGTCGGGTCGATCTTTTCGGCGACTCCTTTTCCGGCCAAGCCGCCGACAATACCGCCTGCGACCAATCCGACTGCTGCGCCAACGGGCCCGCCGACAGCTCCCACAGCTGCGCCAGCGGCTGCGCCACCGGCTGCCCCAACGCCCGCTCCCACTGGATGTGCGCCGGGCGCGCCCGTGATGGGATCGCGATTCGCGTCAGTGCCCCTGCCGGTGTCCATCCGGCGGCCAGTATCTTTTTCGGTGTGTCGTTCTTTCATGGTTGTGTCTTTCTTGGTTTCCGTAGTTCCAATCGAAGGCTTGTCAGCCTAGTTTTTGGCGCTACGCGGTTGGTTGCTTCGTTCCACGCGCCGTTGCGTTTGGCGCGGCGCGGACATCATCGATGCTCCTGATCGAATTTCTGCGCGGGTTGCAGCTCCGCGCTCGTCGCGGGCCCCGGGATTTTCGCGGCGGTCCAGGGGCTTTTTCGTTCCTGCGCCGGGCGCAGTTTTTGTTTTTGAGTTCTTCATATGGCGGCGTGCGCTGCGCTGATCGCAGGCGTATGGGGCAATGTCGCCCAAAGCCTGCCGGACGGCCACGCGGGTGATGTGCCCACTGCGGACAGGATGACTCACTTGTTGCGAAAGCGGCAAGGCGGCGGCCGCCGGCGTGTGCGCGAGGCGATAAGCGCACTGGACGACTATGGGGCTTTAACCTAGAGTTTCGCCATGTCGAAGTCGGCCAGGCCCGGTGACGCGGGCAAAAACGGCAACGTTCCATTTGAAGACGCTTTGAAGAAGCTCGAGTCCATTGTGGAAACGATGGAAGCGGAAGAGCTTCCCTTGGAAACGTTGCTGGCGCGTTACGAAGAGGGCACGCAGCTGGCACGCATCTGCCAGGCGAAACTTGCCGAGGCAGACCTGAAAATTCAACAACTCGAAAAGAATGCGGCTGGCGATATGACGCTGAAGCCGTTTGAATCTGACCAAGCCGAAAGTTGAACCGTAGAGACAATCGTTAAACCGGGTTTGAACCGATTTAACGATTGATCATTTAACGGTGCAATGCAGCCAATCTATGAGCCGATACCTGGACACGGTGGATGAACCGCAGCACGTCAAGAAATTGACGCTCGAACAGCTCCGCCAGCTCGCCGAAGAAATCCGATACGAACTGATTACCGTTCTCGCAAAGAACGGGGGCCATCTGGGGCCGAACCTCGGCGTCGTCGAGCTTACCCTCGCGCTGCATCATGTATTCAGCACGCCGCGCGACAAATTCGTGTGGGATGTCAGCCACCAGGTATACGTCCATAAGCTGCTCACGGGACGGAAGAGCCGCTTCAACACGATCCGCACGACGGACGGGTTGAACGGGTTCGCGCTGCGGACGGAAAGCCCCCACGATTGTTACGGCGCGGGTCACGCGGGCACTGCGCTATCGGCCGCGCTCGGAATGTGCGCGGCGCGGGACAAGAACGGCACGGATGAAAACGTGGTCTGCATCTTTGGGGACGCGGCCCTTACCAATGGCATTTCGTTCGAGGCGCTGAACAACATTTCCCACACGACGAAGCGTTTCATCGGGATTCTTAATGACAACGAATGGAGCATTGCCAAGAACGTGGGGGCGATTGCCACGTACCTGAACAAGCTCATTACGAATCCGTCGTACAACAAGCTGGCGAAGGAATTTCAAGGGTTCCTGCGTCGCCTGCCCAAGGGCGAGATTGCACTCAAGCTCGCGCACAAGGCGGAGGAAGGCTTCAAAGGCGCCATCAATGAAGTAGGCCTGCGTCAAACGGGCAACGCGCTGGATGCAGATGGACGCGGCGGATTTGGCAGCGCTGTGCTGTTTGAGGAAATGGGCGTGCGTTACCTGGGGCCCATCGACGGGCACGATCTTCCGCTCCTGATCAGCACGCTGGAATTCGCGAAGACCTGCGATCATCCCATCGTCATCCATATTCTTACGAAGAAAGGCAAGGGATACGACGCAGCGATCAAGTCACCCGAAAAATTTCATGGCACAGGCCCTTACGACATCAAGACGGGTGACTCGCCGCCGGCGAAGCTTGGCGCACCGCCGAATTATCAGGATGTCATGGGGCAAACCCTCGTGAAGTTGTGCCAGAAAAACTCCACGCTGGTTGGAATCACGGCGGCAATGCCGAGCGGAACCGGGATGAAGCACCTGGAGAAGGCGATGCCGGATCGTTATTACGACGTGGGGATCGCCGAGGAACACGGGGTCATCTTTGCGGCGGGCATGGCGACGATGGGATTGCATCCAGTGGTGGCGATTTACTCGAGCTTCCTGCAGCGGGCCTACGACTGCATTCATCACGATGTCTGCCTGCAGGATCTGCCCGTGATTTTCTGCATGGACCGGGCTGGCTTGTCGGCTAACGACGGTCCAACGCATCACGGAATTTTCGACATCGCCTATCTGCGCTGCCTGCCGAACGTGACGGCGATGGCGCCGAAGGATGAGGATGAGCTCGCGGACATGATGTTCACGGCGACACATCATCCACACCCGGCATTCATTCGATATCCGCGTGGTGCGGCGGAGGGCGTGCCGATCAAGGAACAGCCGAAGCTCCTGGAAATTGGAAAGGCGGAACTGCTCCGCAATTTCTCAAGCAATGGCAAACGCAAGGTTGCGTTGTTTGGGCTGGGCGCCATGTGCGGCATTGCGCGTTCGGCCGCGGCGCAACTCGAAGCCGAAGGGTACGACGTCGCGCTAGTTAATCCCAGGTTCACGAAGCCGCTCGACGCAGGCACCCACGAGTTCTTCGGCAAGGCAGCCGACCTGGTCGTTACCCTTGAGGATCACGTCCTCATGGGCGGGTATGGATCCGCGGTGCTGGAGCTGTTCAGCGAACTCGGGCTTTCGACTCCTGTGGTGCGAATCGGCTGGCCCGATCAATTCGTCGAACACGCCACGACCCAGGATGAGCTTCGCCGAAAGTATGGCCTGACGGCCGAACATGCGGTCGCGCGTGTGAAGGCGCAGTTCGGCGACGTGTCAGTCGTGTCCAACCTGATCGAAGTGGCATAACCTCGCGGGACGCGGCGACTCCGCCGCGGATGGACCGGGCCGGATGAATGCCCACTGGCGCGAGTCCCTGCCTGAAAGCAACCGCTTGTTTTATGAAGACGTTGAAGCAAACCGTTGTGCTCTGTGCGGCCTGGCTTTCGCTGGCTGTCCTCCAGGCGGCGGAGAGCGGCGCGACGAACTCCGCGGCTTCCCAGCTGCCTTCCGCCTCCAATCTTCGGCTTGCGAACATCCGGGTCCACGATCCCTTCATCGTCGCACACGAACCCAGCAAGACCTACCACCTCTACACAGCGATTGGCCGCCGTTCTCCCGTCGGCCGCTCGGGCGTGGTCACATATAAGAGCAAGGACCTGCTGAACTGGGACGGACCGCACTTGGTTTTCACGGTGCCTGATGGTGTATGGGCCAATCCAAACGACGGTGTTTGGGCGCCTGAGGTGCATGAATACAAGGGCAAGTTTTATCTGTTCTGCACGTTGCACAACAACGCGGCGGTCTTCTCAGTCCCGCCCGAATCGGTGCGAACGAACCACCTCCGCGGATCGGTGGTGGCGGAAAGTGATTCTCCCGAGGGACCGTTTCGCCTGCTGAAAACCAGCGGACCGCATCCGCCCACGAATTTCATGACCCTCGATGGAACGCTGTTCGTGGATCCTGAGGGGCAGCCCTGGATGGTGTATGCGCATGAATGGATTCAGGTTGTCGATGGAACGATGGAAGCCATTCGTTTGAAGGAGGACCTCTCCGATTCGATCGGCGAGCCCATTCATTTGTTCAAGGCTTCGGACGCGCCGTGGATCAACGCTGAGAAGGTGCCGAGCGTTCGCGAGAATCGTTACGTCACGGACGGGCCGCAGTTCTACCGGACGAAGGCTGGAAAACTCCTGATGCTTTGGGCGAGCTACAATCGGAACGGCTACGTCGAGACGCTCGCGCGTTCTAGGACGGGCACACTCAAGGGGCCTTGGGAGCAGCTCGAGCCGCTGGTCGGCAATGACAGTGGTCATGGCATGTTGTTCAAGACCTTCGACGGGCAGTTGATGATGGTGCTGCATCAACCCTTCGGCAGTCCGCGCACGCGCGCGAAACTGTACGAGATGGAAGACACTGGAGATGCAGTGCGTGTCATGCGCGCTCGAGAAGACCTGCATGGCGCGCTCCAGCCCTGATGCCGGAACATTCCGAGGCAGAAGTATCGCTCGACCGTACCGCAGCTTTCAAACCTCCTGTGGTTGATTTAAACTCCCCCTCTGCCGAGCGAAGCCGGAGGAGGGGCCGGGGGGAGGTGGCACCCGAATAAACAGCAGGGGTCTTTTCTTCGTCCCTGCTATCTCTTCGGCCTCCTGTTAAACGCCTTTGCGGAGGCCGAACCGCACCCAAATCTTTTGAACAGGAGCTGGCAGAGGAAGCAGAGGTCCAGATTCACAGACGATTTCACTCCAACTCTCCCCCGATCGTGCCTCACAGGGCGGGCGTCAAGCGGTTACAGATCGCAGTGATTTTACCGACATCAATCACCTTCAGAGAAGATGCTTCGCCGAAACCCAATTGACACGGGCGGATTTGAAACTACTGTTTCAAACGCTCGTATGAATTGCATCGAAACGAAGACCCGAATCCTGGATGTCGCCGAGGAATTGTTCGCCGACAACGGTTTCGAGCGTGTGTCGATCCGGGACATCACCGAAAAGGCGAAGGTGAACCTCGCTGCGGTTAACTATCATTTTGGCACCAAGGACGAGCTGATTGCCGCCGTGTTCGAGCGGCGTATCGGCCCGGTGAACCATGCACGATTGGAAGCGCTGAGTGCGCTGGAGAAGTCGACTGGCGGCAGGCGTGTGAAGGTGGAGGAGATCCTCGAGGCGGTGATTCGTCCGACGTTGACAGGCTGCGCGAAGGAGGGGAGGCATCTCACGACGTTTACGCGATTGATGGGACGCTGCCTCGTGGAGACCACGCATGGGCTTGAAGAGCTCTTGAAGAGGCAGTTCGACCCCTTGATTCGGCGCATGGATGCCCTGCTGCTCAAGGCGCTTCCTCACCTTTCGCGTGCCGAGATTTTCTGGCGCCGGAAATTTACATTCGGTGTTCTTCATCATTGGTTGCTGACGCGAGATCGCTTTGTTCCTGCCGATGCGGGCAAGGTCGATACCGAGACGCAGATCCAAATGCTGATCGCTTTTGTCACCGCCGGTTTTCGGACCGCCTGATTTCCTTTTTTTACTCTGTTATGAAACTGATTGTTCGTGCGCTGGGTATTTTTGTTCCATCGATCGCATTGGCGTTCCTGCTGCCGGGTTGCGGCAGGAAGTCAGCAGCTCCTGCTGAAAGGCCGCCCGCCGCGGTGTCCGTGCTGACGGTTGAAACCGAGCCCGTGAAGCTCACCACGGAATTGCCCGGCCGGATCAACCCTGTTCGCGAAGCGCAGGTCCGCGCCCGCGCCACGGGCATCCTGCTCAAGCGCCTGTTTGAGGAAGGCGCCAACGTGAAGGAAGGCGACGTCCTGTTTGAAATCGATCCTGAACCGTTGCAGGCGGAACTCAACAGCGCCCGCGCAGCCCATGCCCGCGCTGAGGCCGCGTTGAAGGAATCGGCCGCCACCGTCGAACGCTACCGCGACCTCGTGCAGATCAATGCCATCAGCAGGCAGACGTTTGACGAGGCGCAGGCGACTCTGGGACAGGATGAAGCCGAATTGCTGGCGGCGAAGGCCGGGGTTCGAACGGCTGAACTCAATCTTTCCTATGCGAAAGTCACGGCGCCAATTTCCGGGCGCATTGGGAGAGCGATGGTCACCGAAGGCGCGCTGGTCAGCGCCGTTGAAGCCACGCAACTCGCGGTGATCCGGCAGCTGGATCCGGTTTATTTCGACTTCACGCAGTCCAGCACTGACCTGCTGCGGCTGCGGCGTTCATTGGAAGCGGGTTCAAGCTCCTCCCGTCCGGCGCAAGCCGATGTGACGCTCATTCTCGACGACGGTTCGACCTATGACCAAACCGGGCGCGTGCTGTTCTCTGATGTGTCCGTCGATCCCACCACAGGAATGGTGACTCTCCGCGCGCTCGTTCCAAACCCGGGCTATTTCCTGCTGACGGGAATGTTCGTGCGCGGACAGATCGTGCAGCGCGTGATTTCGGATGCAATCACTGTTCCGCAACGGACTGTCACGTATGGAGCCGGCGGCGGCGCGACTGTTTTGGTGGTGACAGACGAAAACAAGGTGGAGTTGCGGCGGATCGATGTCGATCGGCTGGTTGGCAACAAGGTCCTCGTCGCGCGCGGCCTGAAAGCGGGCGAGAAGATCATCGTTGAAGGTTCGCAGAAAGCGCCTCCCGGATCGGTGGTCGCGCCCGTGCCATTCAATTCCAACGGTCCCACCCCGGTTGCGGAAATCCCGGCCCGCGCGGCTGTAGCTGCGCATTAAAGGATCTGTCATGGCGCATTTCTTCATCCATCGCCCGGTCTTTGCCTGGGTCGTTTCGATTCTCATCATGGTGCTGGGCGGACTCGCGATCACGCGGCTGCCCATCGCGCAGTATCCCCGCGTGGCGCCGCCGTCGATCTCCGTCAGCGCCAACTACGCAGGCGCATCCGCAGAAACACTGCAGGACACCGTCACTTCCGTCATCGAGCAGCAGCTCAACGGCATCGATAACCTCCTTTACATGTCTTCGAGCAGCGACGCGTCGGGCCAGGCGACGATCACGCTGTTCTTCACGCCGAGCACCGACCCTGACACGGCACAGGTGCAGGTGCAGAACAAGGTGCAGCTCGCGACGCCGAGCCTGCCGCAAACCGTGCAGCAACAGGGGATTGTGATCGCGAAGGCGACGCGCAATTTCATGATGTTCTTCACGCTGTCGACCGAGGATGACAGCCTCGATTCATACGCGCTCGGAAACTACATCGCCGCGAATGTCCTGGATCCCATCCGGCGCATTAGTGGCGTGGGTGAGGCGATGATGTTCGGGTCGCAGTATGCCATGCGGATCTGGCTCGATCCCGACAAGATGAACAGTTTCGGGCTGGCGGCGAGCGATGTTACGACAGCGATCCAGCAACAGAACACGCAGGTCCCTGTCGGACAATTGGGCGCGAACCCGTCAGTGGAAGGGCAGCAGCTCAACATCATCATGCAGGGACG
This window of the Verrucomicrobiia bacterium genome carries:
- a CDS encoding alpha/beta hydrolase, with the protein product MSAHDVSILFKGIKLQGALNLPDSSSGLVIFAHGSGSSRHSPRNQAVAKTLQHAGLGTLLVDLLTAEEEEAEAYTRHLRFNIPFLSERLVAITRWAADRATTRDIPIGFFGSSTGAAAALIASTQLRETIVAMVSRGGRPDLAAQALPNVTAATLLIVGKEDTSVLPLNEDAYTQLQCEKALRIVPGASHLFEEEGKLEIVAQMAAEWFANHFHPMRV
- a CDS encoding phosphoribosyltransferase, with the protein product MGPLFQDRSDAGRFLAAKLAHHSSDPSLVVLALPRGGVPVAARVAEELNSPLDVFVVRKLGVPGYEELAMGAIASGGVRVLNEEIIQRLSIPSTAVEAVTQEEEHELQRAEAAFRGDRDPVDLEGRTVILVDDGLATGATMRAAVRALRLKKPAYITAAVPIGSRDTCDHFRAEVDELICGECPEPFFAVGTWYANFLPTTDDEVKQILNHAAHQRRVRRVQEQRSHAHASHED
- a CDS encoding exodeoxyribonuclease VII small subunit — encoded protein: MSKSARPGDAGKNGNVPFEDALKKLESIVETMEAEELPLETLLARYEEGTQLARICQAKLAEADLKIQQLEKNAAGDMTLKPFESDQAES
- the dxs gene encoding 1-deoxy-D-xylulose-5-phosphate synthase; its protein translation is MSRYLDTVDEPQHVKKLTLEQLRQLAEEIRYELITVLAKNGGHLGPNLGVVELTLALHHVFSTPRDKFVWDVSHQVYVHKLLTGRKSRFNTIRTTDGLNGFALRTESPHDCYGAGHAGTALSAALGMCAARDKNGTDENVVCIFGDAALTNGISFEALNNISHTTKRFIGILNDNEWSIAKNVGAIATYLNKLITNPSYNKLAKEFQGFLRRLPKGEIALKLAHKAEEGFKGAINEVGLRQTGNALDADGRGGFGSAVLFEEMGVRYLGPIDGHDLPLLISTLEFAKTCDHPIVIHILTKKGKGYDAAIKSPEKFHGTGPYDIKTGDSPPAKLGAPPNYQDVMGQTLVKLCQKNSTLVGITAAMPSGTGMKHLEKAMPDRYYDVGIAEEHGVIFAAGMATMGLHPVVAIYSSFLQRAYDCIHHDVCLQDLPVIFCMDRAGLSANDGPTHHGIFDIAYLRCLPNVTAMAPKDEDELADMMFTATHHPHPAFIRYPRGAAEGVPIKEQPKLLEIGKAELLRNFSSNGKRKVALFGLGAMCGIARSAAAQLEAEGYDVALVNPRFTKPLDAGTHEFFGKAADLVVTLEDHVLMGGYGSAVLELFSELGLSTPVVRIGWPDQFVEHATTQDELRRKYGLTAEHAVARVKAQFGDVSVVSNLIEVA
- a CDS encoding glycoside hydrolase family 43 protein; its protein translation is MKTLKQTVVLCAAWLSLAVLQAAESGATNSAASQLPSASNLRLANIRVHDPFIVAHEPSKTYHLYTAIGRRSPVGRSGVVTYKSKDLLNWDGPHLVFTVPDGVWANPNDGVWAPEVHEYKGKFYLFCTLHNNAAVFSVPPESVRTNHLRGSVVAESDSPEGPFRLLKTSGPHPPTNFMTLDGTLFVDPEGQPWMVYAHEWIQVVDGTMEAIRLKEDLSDSIGEPIHLFKASDAPWINAEKVPSVRENRYVTDGPQFYRTKAGKLLMLWASYNRNGYVETLARSRTGTLKGPWEQLEPLVGNDSGHGMLFKTFDGQLMMVLHQPFGSPRTRAKLYEMEDTGDAVRVMRAREDLHGALQP
- a CDS encoding TetR/AcrR family transcriptional regulator, which translates into the protein MNCIETKTRILDVAEELFADNGFERVSIRDITEKAKVNLAAVNYHFGTKDELIAAVFERRIGPVNHARLEALSALEKSTGGRRVKVEEILEAVIRPTLTGCAKEGRHLTTFTRLMGRCLVETTHGLEELLKRQFDPLIRRMDALLLKALPHLSRAEIFWRRKFTFGVLHHWLLTRDRFVPADAGKVDTETQIQMLIAFVTAGFRTA
- a CDS encoding efflux RND transporter periplasmic adaptor subunit, which produces MKLIVRALGIFVPSIALAFLLPGCGRKSAAPAERPPAAVSVLTVETEPVKLTTELPGRINPVREAQVRARATGILLKRLFEEGANVKEGDVLFEIDPEPLQAELNSARAAHARAEAALKESAATVERYRDLVQINAISRQTFDEAQATLGQDEAELLAAKAGVRTAELNLSYAKVTAPISGRIGRAMVTEGALVSAVEATQLAVIRQLDPVYFDFTQSSTDLLRLRRSLEAGSSSSRPAQADVTLILDDGSTYDQTGRVLFSDVSVDPTTGMVTLRALVPNPGYFLLTGMFVRGQIVQRVISDAITVPQRTVTYGAGGGATVLVVTDENKVELRRIDVDRLVGNKVLVARGLKAGEKIIVEGSQKAPPGSVVAPVPFNSNGPTPVAEIPARAAVAAH